Part of the Methanobacteriaceae archaeon genome, CATTTCCTTTGGAGAATCAAATCCTGCTATTCTGGCAAATGAAGGGTTAACACTAACGTATCTTCCTTCAGGTGTGCTCTGAAATATTCCTTCTATGGAATTTTCAAAAATACTTCTGTAATTTTCCTCAGATTTTTTTAACAGCTCTTCTGCATTTTTTTGTTCTGTGATATCTTCTATGAAACCTTCAATGAATAAATCTTCATCTTCAATAACACACAAACCCCTTTCCCTAACCCATTTAATCTCATTACTAAAAGTTCTTATTCGGTAGCTGGTTTCATAGGGCTGATTTTTTCCAATTGCATCCTGGACTGTGCTCCATACGTGGTCACGGTCTTCCTCAAAAATCAGTTCCTTGTATGCTATTATTGAATTATTAATAAGTTCGGAGGGTTTATAACCTGTGATTTCTTCACATTGGTGACTAACAAATTCCATAGTCCAGTTTTTATCATACCTGCAGCGATATGCCATTCCCGGTAAGTTAGAAATCAGATTAGTCCAACGCTGGTCACGCTTCCTATAAGCTTCTTCCGTTTTTTTAAGTTCAGTTACATCTTCTAAGATAAGGGTGATCCCTTTAATTTCGTTATTTTCTTTAAGGGGGCTGTAATGGAGAATTACGGTTTTTTCATTGTTTTTTCTATCGGTAAAATTCCATTGGATTTTTCCCAAACTTCTGCCATGGATAACGTCTTCAAAGGCAGATAAAACTTCTTCTGGATTTATTTTTATGAGTGGGGCAATATTAATCAAAGATTTCCCTACCAATTCATCTTTCTCAAAACCAGTTAACTCTAATGCTTTTTGATTAGCTTCAGATACAAAACCCTTATGATCTAAAAGTATTATGGCCTCCCCTGCTGTTTCAATCACTGATCTGTATTTCTTTTCAGATTCCTCTAGACTTTTTTCCATTTTTTTCCGATGGGTTATGTCTCTTAAAATACCATCTGCATACCATTCCCCTTCTTGTTTGTAGGTAGCCATGGAATGATCATGCACCCATATCCATTTACCGTCTTTTCTTTTGATCCTGTATTCAATGTCAAATAATTCATTTTTGGTGAAAAGATTTTCAAAGGACCTTTTTACCATTTCAATATCTTCAGGGTGTATCCTTCCAAAAAATAGTGAATTACCTCCAGCATATATTTCTTCAGGAGTATAACCGTAGATCTTTTCTATTGAAGAACTGATGAATGTTGTTTCACCACTAGGGGAGGTGGTCCACACCACATCGGGAATGTTATTCAGTAAGGATCGGTATTTTTCTTCACTTACCCTAAGTTCTAATTCTGGTTTTTTTAGAGAACTAATATCCTGACAAAATATATTAAATCCATTTTTATAGGCAAAAACACGGATTTGGTACCATTTATCAGAATTAGGGGTATTAAAATGAGATTCAAATTCAAAACTTCTTTTTTGGTGTAATAATTGGAGTTTGTCCTGAAAAATATCGTTTTCACAGTTTTTAAAAGCTTTTAAAATATCCTTACCAATAAAATCTTCCTTTAAAACTCCAAAGAACTTTTCAGCAGCGTTATTAACATAATTAACTCTAAAATTCGGGTCAACTGATAAAAAAATATCACTGATCCCTTCAAAAACTTCTTCAGTTAAGTTGTTTTTTTGATTATAAGACACTGTTAACCCTCAATTGAAATAGTCAACTGATACATTATCTGGGTTTATTTATATTTACTTTTTTTTAAGGTAGAGTATGTCTAATATTAAGATATTGCGGAAAAAAGTAAGGAAATTGGAGGTTGAATTCAAAAAAAGAGAAATTTTAGCTATAATTTTATTTATTGGCAAACTCATTAACACTAATAATTTTCATAGTAGTAAAAGCTTAAATCTAATTAATATAAATTAATTGGTTTAGAAATAATGTATTCGGTGAAGGATTTTATACAATTTAATTGTAGATATAACTGTGATAATTATGGAAGGTTTACTTTGGTGGCTGATTGCTGGGACTAGAGGTGGTATAAATCGAGCCAGACTTATCAATGAATTGAAAAACCGTCCATATAATGCTAATCAACTGGCAAATATTCTTGATTTAGATTATAAGACGGTTAAACATCATTTAAATGTTTTGGATAAGAACAATATTGTGGTTATGTGTGGTGAGGGGCAATATGGGACTGTTTACATGCTTTCAGATACCATGGAAGAGAACTTCGATTCTTTCAAGAAGATCTGGAAGGAATCTGGAAAGAAATAATTAAAATAATATTGAATTGGAGTTTTATATTGGAGTGGACAGTATGTTAAGATATATAGGCATGGCAGTGGCATTAGCCAATATCTCAATAATAGTAATTTTACTTTCAATTTACTGGAAAAATTATAGTAAATGGAAATCTGAATACACCTTGGGACTTTTAATATTTGGAACTTTTTTACTTATCCAGAATCTACTTTCAATGGGGTTTTTAGCACCACCTCCACCACCAGAACCTTCAGGAGGAGGTTTAGGAAATGAATATTCCCTCTTACTGATTAATATAAGTCAGTTAGTAGCACTGGCTGCGCTTTTAAAAATCAGTTGGAAATAATAACATGAAATAACCGCAAAACACAACTTTTTTTTATTTTTAGTTCTTTTTAATTATTTTTTTATCTTAATCATAATGAAAATCTATTTAATCAATTTCACCCTCACTCAAATTTATTTTTTTGAATTAATGCTAATACAATTTTATTTTGACTTTTTTAAGTTTTTATTAAATGTTGTGAATTTACCTTAATAATTTGCTTTTTTGACCAGTTTATGGCTTCACGATCTTTTTAACAGAATGATCTATTCTTGAAATTGGGAAAGATTTGGGTATAGGCTGTATTGAACCGGTAAAAATTCGGTTTAATCTGGGAAAAACTACTTTTATGCATTAATTCTAGAAAAAAACATCAAAAGGATTTAAAGATGCTGTAATGTTCCGAACAGGATGTTTTTTAATAAAATGAATCATCGTAAAAGGAATTTTCATACACAAAATTTTTAAGAAAATGTGTTGATCTGATTCATTTTCATTCCCATGGTTTTTTATATTAACCCTAGAAAATGGCCAGATAAGGAAAATTAGATACAATTACTCATTAAACAAAAAAAATTAAAAAATACAAATTCTATGCAAAAAAGGTTGATATGATGGATATAGCAAATTATAAGGTTATTGCATCTCTTTCAGGGGTTGATATTATAAAATTCTTTAAAGAGAAATACTGGTTAATCATATTGATAGCCATTTTCTTATTCTCATTTGCACTTGATATATTCGTTTTAACCCGATATTCCTTCTCATATGGTATTGATGGTGCATTTTACGATATACAAATACGCAATATAATGCAATACGGATTTCCAATGAGTAACGATCCTCCATTGGCGTATTATTTACTCGCACCATTTGCATTTCTTTCTGGAAACTCATTTTTAGGAATCAAAATTGGAATGTCCCTAATAGGTTCACTGCTTGCTTTTCCAGCATTCAAGCTCACAGAATTGTATAGAAGGGAAAAAAATGGGAAAATCTTAGGATCAAGGATACCAGCACTTCTAAGTGCTTTCATGGTGACAATTAATGTAAACTATTTTGCCCTAATAGGAAATTACATGCAGAACCTGGTAGGGGTTCTTTTCCTATCGATATTCTTTTATTATGTCATTAAATGGTTTGAAGACATTGAAAATTGGAAAAAATACGGAGCCTTAACTATCTTATTCTTAGGTATAAACTTATTAACGCATATTTACACAGGAGCCCTGGCTGTAACCATTTTCTTTTCCCTGTTAATCTTCAGCATTGTCTTAAAAACATATAATACTCGCAAATTACCCCTCTTCGACCTGAAAATATTGGGTTTATTAAGTTTATTAATACTGGGCTGTTTTATTATCCTATTCGTGGCATATCCAGTGATGTACACCAAGTATGGAACTGTTCTATCCTTTTTAAATTCCTCTTCTACAATCACAACTGGTGGTCATGGAATGAGTAGTCCGGTTAATGGCATGATATTTTGCAGTTTACCTTACCTATTGGGAGTTGCAGCTTCTCTATTAATACTTTACCGGGGATTAAAAGAAATAATCTCAAATGAATCCCAGATTAATAATTCTTCACAGATGAAAATCAATATAAATACACTCTTAGCATGGGTTTATATTTCCTTTGCTGCTGTTGTGACTGTATTAGCTGTCATGCCAGCATCCGATTATCAGTCAAGGTTCTTGTTAATTGCCTTTTTACCCCTAGGGCTGATAATTCCAATAGGACTAAAATTTATGGAAACAGAATTTCTAGCCAGATATCCTTCTAAAAAGCTACCAACAACTCTCTTAGTAATTGGAATAGCAATAATATTTGCTTTTTCCAGTTTCTACACAGCTTCACAATCTTTCAACAATCTGGGCCCTACCATCACCACAGATGAGTATAATGATCTGGTTAAAATTAGGGCAAGCTTTGTCAACAACAGTGATGAAAATATAGTCATTTTAGCATCAGACTTCCAGACCAAATACTGGGTGGAGTATATTTTAGGTGACTTAGGTCAAGGTAAAAATGTAAATGTTGTTGAAAACATTAATGGAGTCCAAGAAAAGTATCAAAATAGCACCTTATATGCAATAAGTTCTCTAAATACTCAAACATCTTCTATAAAGACCTTTAACACAGCTTCAGGAACTTCAACACTAAATCAGGGGAATATAGTATCCAATTCAGGAAATACAATATCAAATCAGGGCAACATGCCATCAGATCCCATGAATGCAGGATCAAACCCTGGAAATAGGGTAAGGAATATGGGAGGTGGGGGCATGGACAACAGTTATGATCTAAGTTTCCTCCTCCCCTATGGACCTCCCCTTTTACCTAATTCGTGGGATAGTATATTGATAAATAATAGAGGCTCAACTGCCATGCAAAATCCACTAAACAGAGACAATCAGCATCCT contains:
- a CDS encoding PAS domain S-box protein, with the protein product MSYNQKNNLTEEVFEGISDIFLSVDPNFRVNYVNNAAEKFFGVLKEDFIGKDILKAFKNCENDIFQDKLQLLHQKRSFEFESHFNTPNSDKWYQIRVFAYKNGFNIFCQDISSLKKPELELRVSEEKYRSLLNNIPDVVWTTSPSGETTFISSSIEKIYGYTPEEIYAGGNSLFFGRIHPEDIEMVKRSFENLFTKNELFDIEYRIKRKDGKWIWVHDHSMATYKQEGEWYADGILRDITHRKKMEKSLEESEKKYRSVIETAGEAIILLDHKGFVSEANQKALELTGFEKDELVGKSLINIAPLIKINPEEVLSAFEDVIHGRSLGKIQWNFTDRKNNEKTVILHYSPLKENNEIKGITLILEDVTELKKTEEAYRKRDQRWTNLISNLPGMAYRCRYDKNWTMEFVSHQCEEITGYKPSELINNSIIAYKELIFEEDRDHVWSTVQDAIGKNQPYETSYRIRTFSNEIKWVRERGLCVIEDEDLFIEGFIEDITEQKNAEELLKKSEENYRSIFENSIEGIFQSTPEGRYVSVNPSFARIAGFDSPKEMIGSVTNIKDLYVHPQDRENLIELLKHQDEVNDFQTEIKKKDGSVIWIKINVRAVRDEKGDLSYLQGSIIDITASKNAQETVRRSEEQLRLIIDSSHDFIYSYDRQGRFVSANKSLCDSMMISEDEIIGKTHEELGFPQDQCQEWNQLHQKVYRTNSTVTSLTTSIMPDGKIHDYEVVLNPLHDYNGNIIGISGITRDITERKKAEEALKESEDKYRTLFESDPDYTILLNLKGIILEVNNAAKQITGLSKEEIVGKHFMELKIFPPEELKCNASMFTKFLNGDDVKPYESLIYDKNGNIRWIEIKITSIKKNNTLSFILVICRDITDRKIVENKMKESLHEKEVLLKEVHHRVKNNMQIISSLLNLQKGYVEEQETVNVLVESQNRVKSMAMVHEKLYQSRDLTKINVPGYVKNLISDLFYSYAIKEGEVESIIDIENITFNMETAIPCGLIINELVSNSLKYAFTPGMKGKIVVSLQSKSEKFELIIADNGIGFPKTIDFKNTKSLGLQLVNSLVRQLDGEIKLDSGHGTKFTIKFAELNYKPRFNE
- a CDS encoding winged helix-turn-helix transcriptional regulator — protein: MEGLLWWLIAGTRGGINRARLINELKNRPYNANQLANILDLDYKTVKHHLNVLDKNNIVVMCGEGQYGTVYMLSDTMEENFDSFKKIWKESGKK
- a CDS encoding glycosyltransferase family 39 protein, translating into MDIANYKVIASLSGVDIIKFFKEKYWLIILIAIFLFSFALDIFVLTRYSFSYGIDGAFYDIQIRNIMQYGFPMSNDPPLAYYLLAPFAFLSGNSFLGIKIGMSLIGSLLAFPAFKLTELYRREKNGKILGSRIPALLSAFMVTINVNYFALIGNYMQNLVGVLFLSIFFYYVIKWFEDIENWKKYGALTILFLGINLLTHIYTGALAVTIFFSLLIFSIVLKTYNTRKLPLFDLKILGLLSLLILGCFIILFVAYPVMYTKYGTVLSFLNSSSTITTGGHGMSSPVNGMIFCSLPYLLGVAASLLILYRGLKEIISNESQINNSSQMKININTLLAWVYISFAAVVTVLAVMPASDYQSRFLLIAFLPLGLIIPIGLKFMETEFLARYPSKKLPTTLLVIGIAIIFAFSSFYTASQSFNNLGPTITTDEYNDLVKIRASFVNNSDENIVILASDFQTKYWVEYILGDLGQGKNVNVVENINGVQEKYQNSTLYAISSLNTQTSSIKTFNTASGTSTLNQGNIVSNSGNTISNQGNMPSDPMNAGSNPGNRVRNMGGGGMDNSYDLSFLLPYGPPLLPNSWDSILINNRGSTAMQNPLNRDNQHPEKNNNTTNRSPGNMTSNAAPPENMASNNIQPDGGMPGSRNQTQGAPINNIGSGSDGESLKFLESLTSSGTTIYSGKYFKIIKIKL